The Actinopolyspora erythraea genome has a segment encoding these proteins:
- the nirD gene encoding nitrite reductase small subunit NirD, which yields MRWHAVCREPEVPTEFGVAALVRGHPVALFRTGDDELFALGNVDPFSGAGVISRGIVGDRRGEPTVASPMHKQVFSLRSGQCLDDPEARLPTYPVRCRAGVVEVATS from the coding sequence ATGAGGTGGCACGCTGTCTGCCGGGAACCGGAAGTACCGACCGAGTTCGGGGTCGCGGCTCTCGTCCGGGGACACCCCGTGGCACTGTTCCGCACCGGCGATGACGAACTGTTCGCGCTGGGAAACGTGGATCCGTTCAGCGGGGCGGGCGTGATCAGCCGCGGCATCGTCGGCGACAGACGGGGGGAACCGACGGTGGCCTCCCCCATGCACAAGCAGGTGTTCTCGCTGCGCAGCGGGCAGTGCCTGGACGACCCTGAAGCGCGGCTGCCCACCTATCCCGTGCGGTGCCGAGCCGGTGTGGTCGAGGTGGCCACCAGTTGA
- a CDS encoding molybdopterin oxidoreductase family protein, with the protein MAEHHVATHCPYCALQCGTELTGGTGAVSVSPSWFPVNRGGLCRKGWTAPEVLGSPDRLYEPLLRNEYGGLAATDWDDALDRVATKLRELVSEHGPDAVGVFGGGGLTNEKAYSLGKFARLALGTSRIDYNGRFCMAAAATAGNAAFGVDRGLPFPVTDLDDAEVILLAGGNPAETMPPLMQHLEGAELVVIDPRRSATAERAKLHLRPRPGTDLALALGLLHIAVSEGWHDPEYTARRTTGFEQAWARAVSWWPERVERVTGVPASAQRQAVRMLAGARRAYVLTGRGAEQHGDGADTVAGFINLALALGLPGVTGSGYGCLTGQGNGQGGREHGQKADQLPGYRSITDPGARAHVAGVWGVAEKSLPGPGIPATRLLESAGTAGGIRALLVFGANPVLSAPHTGLARAQLSRLDLLVVADFLPSETTRMADVVLPVTQWAEEEGTMTNLEGRVLRRRALLPPPGRARSDLEVLRGLATRLGQPEASFPTRASTVFDELARASAGGPADYSGIDYERLDSGEPLHWPCPAAPERGSQHPGTPRLFLDSFAHPDGRARFTAVDWHGPAESTGHEYPLVATTGRISGHYQTGEQTRRVEELSEAEPESFVRLHPDTAARSGVRDGQLARVSSARGTALARARLDGSMRQDTLFLPIHYPGTGCANLLTNPVLDPRSGIPEFKVAAVSISGVEEVNT; encoded by the coding sequence ATGGCCGAACACCACGTGGCTACTCACTGCCCGTACTGCGCGTTGCAGTGCGGCACGGAACTGACCGGCGGCACGGGCGCGGTGTCGGTCTCCCCCTCGTGGTTTCCCGTCAACCGCGGTGGTCTCTGCCGCAAGGGCTGGACCGCCCCCGAGGTACTCGGGAGTCCCGACCGGCTGTACGAACCGCTGCTGCGGAACGAGTACGGCGGCCTGGCCGCCACGGACTGGGACGACGCTCTCGACCGGGTCGCCACGAAGCTCCGCGAGCTCGTCTCCGAGCACGGCCCGGACGCCGTCGGCGTCTTCGGCGGCGGGGGACTGACCAACGAGAAGGCCTACTCGCTCGGAAAATTCGCGCGGCTGGCACTGGGAACCAGCCGCATCGACTACAACGGCCGGTTCTGCATGGCCGCCGCGGCGACCGCCGGCAACGCCGCGTTCGGGGTGGACCGGGGCCTGCCGTTCCCGGTCACCGACCTCGACGACGCCGAGGTGATCCTGCTGGCGGGCGGCAATCCCGCCGAGACCATGCCGCCGCTGATGCAGCACCTCGAAGGGGCCGAGCTGGTGGTGATCGATCCACGTCGCAGCGCCACGGCCGAACGGGCGAAGCTGCATCTGCGGCCGCGCCCCGGAACCGACCTGGCGCTGGCGCTGGGACTGCTGCACATCGCCGTGAGCGAGGGATGGCACGACCCCGAGTACACGGCACGTCGCACCACCGGATTCGAACAGGCCTGGGCCCGAGCGGTCAGCTGGTGGCCGGAACGGGTCGAACGAGTGACGGGGGTTCCCGCCTCCGCGCAGCGGCAGGCCGTTCGGATGCTGGCCGGGGCGCGGCGCGCCTACGTGCTCACCGGCAGAGGAGCCGAACAGCACGGCGACGGTGCCGACACGGTCGCCGGGTTCATCAACCTCGCGCTCGCGCTGGGGCTGCCCGGCGTGACCGGCAGCGGATACGGCTGCCTGACCGGCCAGGGGAACGGGCAGGGAGGCAGGGAGCACGGCCAGAAGGCCGACCAGCTGCCCGGTTACCGTTCCATCACCGACCCCGGCGCCCGCGCGCATGTCGCAGGGGTGTGGGGAGTCGCCGAGAAGAGCCTGCCCGGCCCGGGGATACCGGCCACCCGGCTGCTGGAGTCCGCCGGGACGGCGGGAGGCATCAGGGCACTTCTCGTGTTCGGCGCCAATCCGGTGCTCTCCGCTCCGCACACCGGACTCGCGCGAGCGCAGTTGTCGAGGCTGGACCTGCTCGTGGTCGCCGACTTCCTCCCCTCCGAGACCACTCGGATGGCTGATGTGGTGCTGCCCGTCACGCAGTGGGCCGAGGAGGAGGGCACCATGACCAACCTCGAAGGCAGGGTGCTGCGCAGACGGGCGCTGCTGCCCCCTCCCGGCCGGGCGAGGTCCGACCTGGAGGTCCTCCGCGGGCTGGCCACCCGCCTCGGGCAGCCGGAGGCGAGTTTCCCGACCCGCGCGAGCACGGTCTTCGACGAACTGGCGCGGGCCTCGGCAGGCGGTCCCGCCGACTACTCGGGCATCGACTACGAGCGCCTCGACTCGGGGGAGCCGCTGCACTGGCCGTGCCCGGCCGCCCCCGAACGGGGCTCGCAGCACCCGGGAACCCCTCGGCTGTTCCTGGACTCGTTCGCGCATCCGGACGGCAGGGCGCGTTTCACGGCGGTGGACTGGCACGGTCCCGCCGAGTCCACCGGCCACGAGTACCCGCTGGTCGCCACCACCGGCAGGATCTCCGGGCACTACCAGACCGGCGAGCAGACCCGCCGTGTCGAGGAACTCTCCGAGGCAGAACCTGAGTCGTTCGTACGACTGCATCCGGACACCGCGGCCCGGTCCGGGGTCCGCGACGGACAACTGGCACGCGTGAGCTCCGCACGCGGCACTGCCCTCGCCCGCGCGAGGCTGGACGGCTCGATGCGGCAGGACACCCTCTTCCTGCCGATCCACTACCCCGGCACGGGCTGCGCGAACCTGCTCACGAACCCCGTGCTGGACCCGCGCAGCGGCATTCCCGAGTTCAAGGTCGCGGCCGTTTCGATCTCCGGTGTCGAGGAGGTGAACACATGA
- a CDS encoding SAM-dependent methyltransferase, producing MVERPRRVPGGRYWNPRPDQHGGLREDIIDERNHEADLGDEPDLSRPNLARMYDYFLGGSANFDIDRRVADAAAERAPASVTFAVENRAFLRRVVRYLLDAGIDQFLDLGSGVPTAGNVHEIAGERDPRARVAYVDHEPVAVAHAQRLLRDSPNVTITRADARDTATVLNASGVAGLLDFDRPVAVLAVALLHAIPDDDDPGAMLAAYRDACAPGSALAVSHLSGTAFTSAEQQAVRELLEATPTPVTLRDERAIGRLLTGYRLAEPGLVLLPDWRPDDETPPRHPAAHANGYAAVGWC from the coding sequence GTGGTCGAAAGACCGCGGCGTGTTCCGGGAGGGCGCTACTGGAATCCCCGCCCGGACCAGCACGGCGGGCTTCGGGAGGACATCATCGACGAGCGGAACCACGAGGCGGACCTCGGTGACGAGCCCGACCTGAGCAGGCCGAACCTGGCCCGGATGTACGATTACTTCCTCGGCGGATCCGCCAATTTCGACATCGACCGACGGGTGGCCGACGCGGCCGCCGAGCGCGCACCGGCCTCGGTCACCTTCGCCGTCGAGAACCGGGCCTTCCTGCGACGCGTGGTGCGCTACCTGCTCGACGCGGGCATCGACCAGTTCCTCGATCTGGGATCCGGTGTCCCCACGGCGGGCAATGTCCACGAGATCGCCGGTGAGCGCGATCCGCGGGCGCGAGTGGCCTACGTGGATCACGAGCCGGTCGCCGTGGCTCACGCCCAACGGCTGCTGCGGGACTCGCCCAACGTCACGATCACGCGGGCCGACGCGCGAGACACCGCGACGGTGCTGAACGCGTCGGGGGTCGCCGGGCTGCTCGACTTCGACCGTCCGGTGGCCGTGCTCGCCGTGGCACTGCTGCACGCCATCCCGGACGACGACGATCCGGGCGCCATGCTCGCCGCCTACCGCGATGCCTGCGCGCCGGGAAGCGCCCTGGCCGTGTCCCACCTCTCCGGAACCGCTTTCACCTCGGCCGAGCAGCAGGCGGTGCGTGAACTGCTCGAAGCGACCCCCACTCCCGTCACCCTCCGGGACGAGCGGGCGATCGGCCGGTTGCTCACCGGATACCGGCTGGCCGAGCCGGGACTGGTGTTGTTGCCCGACTGGCGTCCCGACGACGAGACCCCACCCCGCCATCCCGCCGCCCACGCCAACGGTTACGCGGCCGTCGGATGGTGCTGA
- a CDS encoding FAD-dependent oxidoreductase gives MSRLVIIGDCPASHRLVERLLEQGYPGSITVLDAREHAPHNPVLLPAVLSAGLEPELAALPTHPEPVRVHRGTRVTGIDRQRRVVRTEHGRVHGYDTLVLATGTSPVAPDLPGIGDTTGSATRGIRWLRDPFECHRLHRELASDATVTVLGGGPSGVETAHALALGGYEVSLVHRGQHLMRSWVDRAAAAVVASTLRDNGVNVFTGEAVTELLPGKLVLASGQAISTDALVPRTGTRPETALASEAGLRVSRGIVVDAELRSSDPRVHALGSCAEPTGGDANSLDGHWEQAENLAGVLLTGRAGSHRGGGDLLRTRGAGLELACIGDPELLTGEARWVEHVTINDPKRRRYARLALREDRVLAATLVGLPEAIAKLSQLYEAGMPVPPDRLATLLGSPTRFEAAGRTTPDPVLCHCNNVSRSALTAAFQDGARDVPALAAATRATTGCGSCVGAVRELCGALAASSSGHVPTGTDSPTQEGAA, from the coding sequence ATGAGCCGGCTCGTGATCATCGGGGACTGCCCGGCGTCCCACCGACTGGTCGAACGACTGCTGGAGCAGGGCTACCCCGGAAGCATCACCGTCCTCGACGCCCGGGAGCACGCCCCCCACAACCCCGTCCTGCTACCCGCCGTCCTCTCCGCCGGGCTCGAACCGGAGCTCGCGGCGCTGCCCACCCACCCCGAACCGGTACGGGTGCACCGAGGCACGCGGGTCACCGGGATCGACCGGCAGCGACGCGTGGTGCGAACCGAGCACGGGCGGGTCCACGGCTACGACACCCTGGTGCTGGCCACCGGAACCAGCCCCGTGGCACCGGACCTGCCGGGGATCGGGGACACCACCGGCTCCGCCACGAGAGGAATCCGGTGGCTGCGCGATCCGTTCGAGTGCCACCGGCTGCACCGCGAACTGGCCTCGGACGCGACGGTGACCGTACTCGGCGGCGGCCCCAGCGGGGTGGAGACGGCACACGCGCTGGCCCTCGGCGGCTACGAGGTCTCCCTGGTACATCGCGGGCAGCACCTGATGCGAAGCTGGGTGGACCGGGCCGCGGCCGCCGTCGTCGCGAGCACGCTGCGCGACAACGGCGTGAACGTGTTCACGGGTGAGGCCGTCACCGAACTGCTGCCCGGCAAACTGGTGCTCGCCTCGGGGCAGGCGATCTCCACCGACGCACTGGTGCCGCGTACCGGAACGCGACCGGAGACCGCGCTGGCGAGCGAGGCCGGACTGCGGGTCTCGCGGGGGATCGTGGTCGACGCGGAACTGCGAAGCAGCGACCCGCGTGTTCACGCGCTGGGAAGCTGCGCCGAACCCACCGGAGGGGACGCGAACTCGCTCGACGGCCACTGGGAGCAGGCCGAGAACCTGGCCGGGGTCCTGCTGACGGGCCGGGCCGGTTCTCACCGGGGAGGCGGTGACCTCCTGCGCACTCGTGGCGCCGGCCTCGAACTGGCCTGCATCGGCGATCCGGAACTGCTCACCGGGGAGGCCCGGTGGGTCGAGCACGTCACGATCAACGATCCCAAGCGCCGCCGTTACGCACGCCTGGCGCTGCGGGAGGACCGAGTCCTCGCCGCCACGCTGGTCGGGCTGCCGGAGGCGATCGCCAAGCTGAGTCAGCTCTACGAGGCCGGAATGCCGGTTCCACCGGACCGGCTGGCCACGCTGCTCGGCTCGCCCACCCGCTTCGAGGCCGCGGGACGCACAACGCCCGACCCGGTGCTGTGCCACTGCAACAACGTCTCCCGCTCCGCGCTGACAGCGGCGTTCCAGGACGGAGCGAGGGACGTGCCCGCCCTGGCCGCGGCCACGCGCGCCACCACCGGCTGCGGAAGCTGCGTCGGTGCCGTGCGCGAACTCTGCGGGGCGCTGGCCGCCTCGTCCAGTGGACACGTCCCCACCGGAACCGACTCCCCGACACAGGAGGGTGCGGCATGA
- a CDS encoding glutathione-independent formaldehyde dehydrogenase encodes MKAVVYREPFSVEISEVAEPRIEHPNDVLVRVTSTAICGSDLHMYEGRTAAEPGIVFGHENMGVIEDVGSGVASLMRGDRVVMPFNVACGFCRNCMEGNTAFCLTVNPGFAGGAYGYVAMGPYPGGQAEYLRVPFADFNCLKLPANGEHETDFVLLADIFPTGYHGCELARVSPGDTVAVYGAGPVGLMAAYSALLRGASRVFVVDRIPERLTKAAEIGAIPVDFARGDPVELIKDQTEGAGADKGIDAVGYQAQVSDASREEPATVLNSLIESVRPTGRLGVPGLYVPSDPGGPTENAKHGMLSVAVGRMFEKGQVMGTGQCNVKRYNRQLRDLIIAERAQPSFVVSHELPLGEAPGAYSKFDQRVEGYTKVVLHP; translated from the coding sequence ATGAAGGCAGTCGTTTACCGGGAACCCTTCTCGGTGGAGATCTCGGAGGTGGCCGAACCCCGGATCGAACATCCCAACGACGTGCTCGTCAGAGTGACCTCCACGGCGATCTGCGGTTCGGACCTGCACATGTACGAGGGCCGCACGGCGGCCGAACCCGGCATCGTGTTCGGGCACGAGAACATGGGGGTGATCGAGGACGTAGGCAGTGGGGTCGCTTCGTTGATGCGCGGCGACCGCGTGGTCATGCCGTTCAACGTGGCCTGCGGGTTCTGCCGCAACTGCATGGAGGGCAACACGGCGTTCTGCCTCACGGTCAACCCCGGGTTCGCCGGGGGAGCCTACGGCTACGTGGCCATGGGGCCCTACCCCGGAGGGCAGGCGGAGTACCTGCGCGTTCCCTTCGCCGACTTCAACTGCCTGAAGCTCCCGGCCAACGGGGAGCACGAGACGGACTTCGTGCTGCTGGCCGACATCTTCCCGACCGGATACCACGGTTGTGAACTGGCGCGGGTGAGCCCGGGTGACACGGTCGCGGTCTACGGTGCCGGGCCCGTGGGGCTGATGGCGGCCTATTCCGCGTTGCTGCGGGGAGCTTCCAGGGTCTTCGTGGTCGACCGGATTCCCGAACGGTTGACCAAGGCCGCCGAGATCGGCGCGATCCCGGTGGACTTCGCCCGTGGCGATCCGGTAGAGCTCATCAAGGACCAGACCGAGGGGGCCGGTGCCGACAAGGGGATAGACGCCGTCGGTTATCAGGCCCAGGTCTCCGACGCCTCCAGGGAGGAGCCCGCCACGGTGCTCAACTCGTTGATCGAGAGCGTCCGCCCGACGGGGCGGTTGGGAGTGCCGGGGCTGTACGTTCCGTCCGATCCCGGTGGGCCCACCGAGAACGCCAAGCACGGCATGCTCTCCGTGGCGGTAGGGCGCATGTTCGAGAAGGGCCAGGTCATGGGGACCGGCCAGTGCAACGTCAAACGCTACAACCGCCAGCTGCGGGATCTGATCATAGCCGAGCGGGCCCAACCCAGCTTCGTGGTCTCCCACGAACTGCCGTTGGGGGAGGCTCCCGGTGCATACAGCAAGTTCGACCAGCGCGTCGAGGGCTACACGAAGGTCGTGCTGCACCCCTGA
- a CDS encoding SIR2 family NAD-dependent protein deacylase codes for MAEWNEEDAAAWQRACELVAAARRITVLTGAGISTGAGIPDFRGPDGVWTRDPEAQRLSDIDSYLADPEVRRAAWRGRARHPAWEAEPGPAHHALTELANSGRLRALLTQNIDELHQRAGLDPELVLELHGSMFGTVCLDCSERGTMRAALNRVAAGEEDPPCRSCGGILKSATVSFGQALDPEVVRAGQRAAMDCDLFLAVGTSLTVHPAAGFAELAVRAGADLIVCNAEPTPYDDQAAAVLRGDLDETLPRLLSVPTVPNSRPLRTWADPSTW; via the coding sequence GTGGCCGAGTGGAACGAGGAAGACGCGGCGGCTTGGCAGCGGGCGTGTGAGCTGGTCGCGGCCGCGCGCAGGATCACGGTGTTGACCGGGGCGGGTATCTCCACCGGGGCCGGCATCCCGGACTTCCGCGGTCCCGACGGGGTCTGGACGCGCGATCCGGAGGCGCAGCGCCTCAGCGACATCGACAGCTACCTGGCCGACCCCGAGGTCCGGCGCGCGGCCTGGCGCGGTCGTGCGCGACATCCCGCTTGGGAGGCCGAACCCGGACCGGCCCACCACGCTCTCACCGAGCTGGCGAACTCGGGGAGGCTCCGTGCGCTGCTGACGCAGAACATAGACGAGCTCCACCAGCGTGCCGGGCTCGATCCCGAACTCGTGCTGGAGCTGCACGGCTCGATGTTCGGCACCGTGTGCCTGGACTGTTCCGAGCGGGGAACCATGCGTGCCGCGCTGAACAGGGTGGCGGCGGGCGAGGAGGACCCGCCCTGCCGAAGTTGCGGCGGCATCCTCAAGTCGGCGACCGTCTCCTTCGGGCAAGCCCTGGATCCGGAGGTGGTTCGGGCCGGGCAGCGGGCCGCGATGGACTGCGACCTCTTTCTGGCGGTGGGCACCTCGTTGACGGTGCACCCCGCCGCCGGTTTCGCCGAACTGGCGGTACGGGCGGGCGCGGACCTGATCGTCTGCAACGCGGAGCCGACCCCCTACGACGACCAGGCGGCTGCCGTGCTGCGCGGTGACCTCGACGAGACACTGCCCCGGTTGCTCTCCGTCCCCACGGTGCCGAACTCGCGCCCGCTGCGTACCTGGGCCGATCCCAGCACTTGGTGA
- the nirB gene encoding nitrite reductase large subunit NirB, with amino-acid sequence MNKTLVIIGHGMVGHRLIEEIRERDTAENWRVVVLGEEAHPAYDRVALSSYMAETTAEGLSLLTPETRRDRRVELRTEVGATAIDRAERRVSTTTGESLRYDALVLATGSRPFVPPVPGADLAGCHVYRTLEDLDGIRAAASPGTDGVVVGGGLLGLEAADALRTLGMRPHVVEVAPRLMPVQVDEGGGAVLARLVGDLGIEVHTGVATASVHAGEDGGVGSVELTDGTEIDTGLLVFSAGIRPRDELADSSGLPRGERGGFLVDGGCRTEDPHVWAIGECAAVRGQCHGLVAPGYRMAAAVAEQLTGGGAAEFEGADGATKLKLVGVDVASFGDAHGDSEGALEVVYANNAQGTYAKLVLDDDATTLLGGVLVGDAGAYDVLRPLTGGPLPGPPEQLLLPASQSGGPTAGALPDEATVCSCHNVRKTDIAEVISSGAAEDVAGIKSCTKAGTGCGSCVPMLKNLLDEAGVATSDALCEHFPQSRSELFEIVRATGITTFSRLIAEYGTGRGCDICKPAVASILAGSTASHILDDEQAGLQDTNDRFLANMQRNGTYSVVPRVPGGEITPDKLITLGQVATEFGLYTKITGGQRIDMFGARVEQLPEIWRRLVEAGFESGHAYGKALRTVKSCVGTDWCRYGVQDSVTMAIRLEMRYRGLRAPHKIKAGVSGCARECAEARSKDFGVIATERGWNLYVGGNGGFSPRHAELLASDLTDDELIRVIDRFLMFYIRTAERLQRTAGWIESFDNGLEHVREVVVEDSLGIAADLEAAMARHTENYTDEWGAVLNDPEKLSRFVSFVNAPDAPDPTIRFTEERGQIRPEPTDLPMPVPTTGGNTVTEEVSA; translated from the coding sequence ATGAACAAGACACTGGTCATCATCGGTCACGGCATGGTCGGCCACCGACTGATCGAGGAGATCCGCGAACGCGACACGGCGGAGAACTGGCGAGTCGTGGTGCTCGGCGAGGAGGCGCATCCGGCCTACGACCGGGTGGCGCTGTCCTCGTACATGGCCGAGACCACCGCCGAGGGGCTGAGCCTGCTCACTCCCGAGACGCGGCGGGACCGGCGGGTGGAACTGCGCACCGAAGTGGGGGCCACCGCCATCGACCGCGCCGAGCGCAGAGTCAGCACCACCACCGGCGAGTCCCTGCGCTACGACGCGCTGGTGCTCGCCACCGGATCACGCCCCTTCGTACCTCCGGTACCGGGTGCCGACCTCGCGGGGTGTCACGTGTACCGCACGCTGGAGGACCTCGACGGGATCCGCGCGGCGGCATCGCCCGGCACCGACGGTGTGGTGGTGGGCGGTGGTCTGCTGGGGCTGGAGGCGGCCGACGCGCTGCGGACCCTCGGGATGCGTCCCCACGTGGTGGAGGTGGCACCGAGGCTCATGCCGGTCCAGGTCGACGAGGGCGGCGGAGCGGTACTGGCCCGGCTCGTCGGTGACCTGGGGATCGAGGTGCACACCGGAGTCGCCACCGCGAGTGTCCACGCCGGGGAGGACGGTGGGGTCGGTTCGGTGGAGTTGACCGACGGCACCGAGATCGACACCGGGCTGCTGGTGTTCTCCGCGGGAATCCGGCCCCGCGACGAACTCGCCGATTCCTCCGGACTGCCTCGCGGTGAGCGCGGGGGCTTTCTCGTGGACGGTGGCTGCCGGACCGAGGACCCGCACGTCTGGGCCATCGGGGAATGCGCGGCGGTCCGGGGGCAGTGCCACGGGCTGGTCGCCCCCGGCTACCGGATGGCCGCGGCGGTGGCCGAACAACTGACCGGAGGGGGCGCCGCCGAGTTCGAGGGCGCCGACGGTGCGACCAAGTTGAAGCTCGTCGGGGTGGACGTGGCCAGTTTCGGTGACGCCCACGGGGACTCCGAGGGCGCGCTGGAGGTCGTCTACGCCAACAACGCGCAGGGCACCTACGCAAAACTCGTGCTGGACGACGACGCCACCACCCTGCTCGGCGGCGTACTGGTCGGCGACGCCGGGGCCTATGACGTTCTCCGACCGCTCACGGGTGGTCCCCTTCCCGGGCCACCCGAGCAGCTGCTGTTGCCGGCGTCCCAGTCCGGCGGGCCGACGGCGGGGGCACTCCCGGACGAGGCGACCGTGTGCTCCTGCCACAACGTCCGCAAGACGGACATCGCCGAGGTCATCTCCTCCGGGGCCGCCGAGGACGTGGCCGGCATCAAGTCGTGCACCAAGGCGGGCACCGGCTGCGGGTCCTGCGTCCCGATGCTGAAGAACCTGCTGGACGAAGCGGGCGTGGCGACCTCCGACGCGCTGTGCGAGCACTTCCCGCAGTCCCGTTCGGAGCTGTTCGAGATCGTTCGCGCCACCGGGATCACGACCTTCTCCCGGCTGATAGCCGAGTACGGCACCGGACGGGGGTGTGACATCTGCAAGCCCGCGGTGGCCTCCATCCTCGCCGGTTCGACCGCCTCGCACATCCTCGACGACGAACAGGCCGGGCTGCAGGACACCAACGACCGCTTCCTCGCCAACATGCAGCGCAACGGCACCTACTCCGTCGTTCCACGCGTGCCGGGCGGCGAGATCACCCCGGACAAGCTGATCACGCTGGGGCAGGTGGCCACCGAGTTCGGCCTCTACACCAAGATCACGGGTGGACAGCGCATCGACATGTTCGGGGCCAGGGTGGAGCAGCTGCCCGAGATATGGCGCAGACTGGTGGAGGCCGGTTTCGAGTCCGGCCACGCCTACGGCAAGGCCCTGCGAACCGTGAAGTCCTGCGTGGGAACCGACTGGTGTCGTTACGGGGTGCAGGATTCGGTGACCATGGCCATCAGGCTGGAGATGCGCTACCGGGGGTTGCGAGCCCCGCACAAGATCAAGGCGGGGGTCTCCGGCTGTGCCAGGGAGTGCGCCGAGGCTAGGTCGAAGGACTTCGGGGTGATCGCCACCGAGCGGGGCTGGAACCTCTACGTGGGCGGCAACGGCGGGTTCAGCCCCAGGCACGCCGAGCTGTTGGCCTCCGATCTGACCGACGATGAACTGATCCGGGTCATCGACCGGTTCCTGATGTTCTACATCCGCACGGCGGAGCGCCTGCAGCGGACGGCGGGCTGGATCGAGTCGTTCGACAACGGCCTGGAACACGTGCGCGAGGTGGTCGTCGAGGACAGTCTGGGAATCGCGGCGGACCTCGAAGCCGCCATGGCACGCCACACCGAGAACTACACCGACGAGTGGGGGGCGGTGCTCAACGACCCCGAGAAGCTCTCGCGGTTCGTCTCGTTCGTGAACGCACCGGACGCCCCCGACCCCACCATCCGTTTCACCGAGGAGCGCGGGCAGATCCGCCCGGAACCGACCGATCTGCCCATGCCGGTCCCCACGACCGGAGGAAACACCGTCACCGAGGAGGTTTCGGCATGA
- a CDS encoding sirohydrochlorin chelatase: protein MGDPGTGAGLLLVAHGTRDPRGGRVLRRLAHAVGRTLGTTVRTANVDVVGPAVSEALRGMDGRVVVVPAFLAAGYHVRTDLPAQLAESGHEAEVVVAEPLGPAPELARAMLRRLREAGWCPGDPVVFAAAGSSDERALEDVNRAADLLGRLVHPGGKALRATYVTSAHPRTAEVCAAGSGGEFVAPYLLAPGLFHRWLRETHSRATAEPLAGAPEVVELIARRYLDACRADPARASTVPWS from the coding sequence ATCGGGGATCCGGGCACCGGAGCCGGTCTGCTGCTGGTGGCGCACGGCACCCGCGACCCGCGCGGCGGCCGGGTGCTCCGACGACTGGCGCACGCCGTCGGGCGAACGCTGGGAACCACCGTGAGGACGGCCAATGTGGACGTCGTAGGCCCCGCGGTGTCCGAAGCGCTGCGCGGGATGGACGGGCGGGTCGTCGTGGTCCCGGCCTTTCTGGCCGCCGGTTACCACGTGCGCACCGACCTGCCCGCCCAACTCGCCGAGAGCGGACACGAAGCCGAGGTGGTGGTTGCCGAGCCGTTGGGGCCCGCACCCGAGTTGGCGCGGGCGATGCTGCGCAGGTTGCGGGAGGCGGGCTGGTGCCCCGGCGACCCCGTGGTGTTCGCCGCCGCAGGGTCCTCCGACGAACGCGCGCTCGAGGACGTGAACCGCGCCGCCGACCTGCTCGGGCGGTTGGTACACCCCGGGGGGAAGGCCCTGCGAGCCACCTACGTCACGTCGGCGCACCCGCGCACGGCCGAAGTGTGCGCGGCGGGCTCCGGCGGGGAGTTCGTCGCGCCCTACCTGCTGGCCCCCGGGCTGTTCCACCGGTGGCTGCGGGAGACGCACTCCAGGGCGACGGCGGAACCGTTGGCGGGGGCTCCCGAGGTGGTGGAGCTGATCGCCCGCCGCTACCTCGACGCGTGCCGCGCCGATCCGGCACGGGCGTCGACGGTCCCCTGGTCGTGA